The DNA region GAAgtatatttgattaaataacTAAGTTTGTTATATGCAAACTATGAATATGTATTTAGTGCCACTATAAGTTTATCCAAAAATCAAATCTTAATAGAAcgttaaaataaatgtaatggtCATTTTTTGGTCACAGAAATGTAATGGTCCAACTATGACGCTTTGTAAGTAGATATTTAGTGtctctattttaataatatagatatgtcaATGCCAATTAAATTTAGTATTGTTAAAATATCCTatagttttcttatttaaacataaatattaaaagaatatttatatttaaataaaaagatattaaaacatttttaaaatgcaatcttataaaaatatactttaaaatatattttaaatatagaatcttgtagatatcttattttgaatatatttaaataatgtattatgATAGGGTGTATATTTGATAATAAGTTAATTAATAACTAAGTttgttatatgaaaataatagaaagttaattaaatgtaatataaattatctattaacataaaatatcaCATTGGGATTcttcttaaataaataaaattatttttgagttttaaggAACGTTTTAGATcagtaaaactaatatattattttaaaattctatttttttatctacTGTTAAAATTTGTCATTTAAGTTTTGGACCTTTTCAAgagtatattaatattaaacagaattaatgtttatattttatttgtgtaACAAATTACGAGTATATCATATTATCATTTATAACTAAATATGATTTTACATAAGTGTATATTAAGAAATATCCCCCATTCTTTTAGGAATCCTTAAGATAACAATAATcctaaacataatatatatagatattaccCATGATCAAAACACCACTAAAATCCATCAGGTAAAAAGACATTCTAATGGCTAtgttaatttaataatttatacaaaatatattaattagatAACTATTGGATATAGAACCTATTCATATAGGAAAATATTTACtaaacacttttataatatttacattttttgaaaGGCATATTTAACTGAAAATGATATAAGACATGAATGTGtttatagttaaatatttttttacaatattaaagATGTATAATATATCTAACTAACCTATTTTATTCATCAAGGGTTTGATTGAAAAGAACTTTTTCTTTAGGTTGTTACTTTAGATGATCATTGGTTCTAAAGATTTTGGATgttaaactataaaatattattttacataaaaattaataataaaaaacataaaaacagttagataaaaaaagttattctacacaaaataatatatttttctctgATTGGTTTGTTTCTAACGCAACTAGGTTGAAAACaacatttattataatattttactctataaatgcTATCCATTCACActctaaatacaaaaaaaacttctcttttaattttctttaatttatatcgTTTGTTTGACATCTACCTAGAAGAAAAATACATGTTATCTTAAcatttacacacaaaaaaaaatacataccTAGCTTTTGTTGCAGTGgacaagaaaaccaaaaacagaaatataataataggtTTCAGTATTGGGGTGAGCTTTTTCCTTCTTGTAAGCTTTATCATTTTCCGCTTTTGGAAAAGGAAACAGAAGCAATCAATAACAATTCCAGAGCCTATTGGTAAGTCAACAACTTTCATTTcctttatttattatatctgtAAAGTTCTAATAATCATGTcgtgattttttcttttttgatcaaaatcatgtcttgatttttttttgtctgaatgGAACaattgatcaagtaacaagccaAGCTTCGATAATGAATGAGGTGGTAATATCAAGCAAGAGACACACATTAGGAGATATGAAAACAGAGGAGCTTCCACTGATGGATtttgaagctattgccatagcAACAAACACTTTTTCTAACACCAACAAGCTTGGAAAAGGTGGATTCGGTATTGTTTACAAGGTAAAATTTAATGCATAAAATTTATTCAGAATTATCATGGCACAAGGTGTTCATTATTGCATAGTCAAATGTCTGCTGGTAATAGGGAAGGTTAATTGACGGGAAAGAAATTGCGGTTAAGAGACTATCAGAAACGTCCTCACAAGGGACAAATGAGTTTGAGAATGAGGTGAGCCTTATTGCAAGGCTGCAGCATATCAATCTGGTCCGGCTTCTTGGCTATTGCGTCAATAAGGGGGAGAAGATGTTGATTTACGAATACCTGGAGAATCTAAGCCTTGATTCTCACCTCTTTGGTTTGTAACCACATCTTTTTTCTAACAATTAATTATCTTCACGAATAAGTTAACACGTTCCAATAATTTGTAGACAAAAGCCGAAGCGCCAAACTAAATTGGCCACTGAGATTTGATATTGCTAAGGGTATTGCAAGAGGCCTGTTATATCTTCATCAAGATTCACGGTTTAGGATCATCCATAGAGACTTGAAAGTAAGTAACGTCTTGCttgataaaaatatgattcCAAAGATCTCCGACTTTGGAATGGCTAGGATTTTTGGACGGGATGAGACAGAAGCTTGTACCCGGAAGGTGGTTGGAACTTAGTAAGAAATCATGAGATTTTCTTCTAattaaacataaactaaaatcaacctcatttatatatgaatttaatCTTTCATTATGCAGTGGCTACATGTCTCCAGAATATGCAATGAATGGGATATTCTCAGTGAAGTCAGATGTATTCAGTTATGGCATCTTACTTCTAGAGATCATAAGCGGCAAGAGGACTACAGGATTTTACAAGTCATGTGACGACCTTAGTCTCCACGGTTGGGTAAGCTTGAGTATCTCttgaatttaatttttctgcattattattatatataaattcaatcTTAATTATGGACAGGTGTGGAGGAACTGGAAGGAAGGAAAAAGGCTAGACATCATAGATCCAATCATAAAAGATTCTACATCGTCATCGTTAGTGTTCAAGACACATGAAGCTTTAAAATGCATACATATTGGTCTGTTGTGTGTTCAAGACCGTGCTGAAGACAGACCAGAGATGTCATCTGTAATGGTAATGTTTGGAAGCGAAACTATGATTCTTCCTGAGCCTAAACAACCAGAGCTTTGCGTTGGCAGAGGTCCTCTTGAGCCTGAATTAAGCAAACAGGGTGACGATGAGTGGACAGTGAACCAAATCAGTCGCTCGGTTATTGACGCTCGGTAAATTTGAAAGTACTAAACTGGTCTGTTTAATGTTTTACCAGTCTGTACTATTAAATAGCAGAATTGCCTTCCCTTTTAAATAAGAGTATAACGATGTCACAAAAAAGGAGTACAATTGTAGCGCCACTTccgaataataataaaaataataaaaataatttgagataaaatactaaataataatGTTCTGAAATctctatttattaataataaaaataaaccacGTTTGAAATTCAGTACTTAAAATTAACATATGCAAATATATAGAACGACGTCCGAAAGTCTGAAATACgaaataatataaaagatagATAGAAATCTAAAGGTCCAAAGGCACAATACGATAAAAGTGATAATAAAGGGATAAAAGTCAACAAGCTCAAATAGCACCAAAAACCCTGTTGTGGAATTCATGGTTCTTCTGATATCACTTGTAGAGTCTTTCACCCAGTTCGCGGCCGCAGCATGCTACATCTGGGGTAGATCCAGGATCCACAACATTCACTATGAAGTATCGGAAAACACCTCCGATGTGGTTTACAAGATCATAactctctctctgttcctgGGTATGCAAACCCTAGAGAGTATAAAGAGATAATAAGAGTACATGGCTAAGAGCTA from Raphanus sativus cultivar WK10039 chromosome 8, ASM80110v3, whole genome shotgun sequence includes:
- the LOC108818750 gene encoding receptor-like serine/threonine-protein kinase SD1-7, with amino-acid sequence MSGKITIFVLLLFLPISSTSSSDDVLLLSKNETLASPGDVFELGFFNPGKVSNWYLGIWLKQDPDRTALWVANRDHPLLGSHGTLRFFNSNLILFDRNNNHVWSTSIDGTVRRDVVVKLLKNGNLVVKEAASDTNQFLWQSFDFPTDSIFSGMKMRTGTGNKLKSWINPNDPSTGVHFLGVTEEISGFWFYEEQEYGTEINLVDLWNGYSFGDMPPIFQVEGDTSSQQQSLVMTTNHGKFSRLRLGPEGIYEVYTWFSKHREWNLSWSVNDSCFLISSCKSYSFCSAYTTPRCNCIEGFSQKLDITWTGCTRVTNMSCSQDRFTTLHNMKLPNVRDVQVSWSSDLQNCEENCLANCHCTAWFVESEEERHGKCVTWYGELEGMRNYTFGGHDLHVRIAPTDHGVVDKKTKNRNIIIGFSIGVSFFLLVSFIIFRFWKRKQKQSITIPEPIVTSQASIMNEVVISSKRHTLGDMKTEELPLMDFEAIAIATNTFSNTNKLGKGGFGIVYKGRLIDGKEIAVKRLSETSSQGTNEFENEVSLIARLQHINLVRLLGYCVNKGEKMLIYEYLENLSLDSHLFDKSRSAKLNWPLRFDIAKGIARGLLYLHQDSRFRIIHRDLKVSNVLLDKNMIPKISDFGMARIFGRDETEACTRKVVGTYGYMSPEYAMNGIFSVKSDVFSYGILLLEIISGKRTTGFYKSCDDLSLHGWVWRNWKEGKRLDIIDPIIKDSTSSSLVFKTHEALKCIHIGLLCVQDRAEDRPEMSSVMVMFGSETMILPEPKQPELCVGRGPLEPELSKQGDDEWTVNQISRSVIDAR